A single Branchiostoma floridae strain S238N-H82 chromosome 11, Bfl_VNyyK, whole genome shotgun sequence DNA region contains:
- the LOC118425574 gene encoding CUB and sushi domain-containing protein 3-like isoform X6 — protein sequence MPRLQFLAGILCAAVLLAAGQTPVTPPAESPAADCGGNYTDSFGELLSPQWPQDYGNNASCVYRIIAQPGHSLSLSVNTFSTADIGDTLTVYDGANASSPVIGSYSGHMLGAGDVINSTGSQLYLSFSSDAVNGTGGFNITYRAQPTPVAACPDPGSPDYGSRVGGDFGPGSTVQFSCDDGYTLHGNSSLTCADGSWDGPLPTCRAECGGSITNASTGVLLSPGYPDRYAGNLSCTWFLSAPDGMLLRLLFNNFSLEDGKDFLYVYDENRPGDQPERSLTGTTIPASWLSWTHNITLQLVTNTDTGMGGFSLLYESIPETFCRDPGPILNGVSTSIKVLYSAGQSVSYRCDAGYQLIGNATLTCLQGRQRIWDAAPPVCYAPCGGNLTSANGTIASPTPDPDNAVGRDCYWRVHVDDSFRVMVKFNSFELREIDAYLAIFDGGDLGAAPLANFSSTAPASADVYSTDSQVLVLFHHGPTNSYGNFSLTYIEAQKKHCPDPGTVENGRRYGDDFSIRSSVNYTCDDAYDLEGRETIICKPGNPPMWDYPKPRCVLVKECVDPGIPENGQRDSNDTSVGASVSYSCQQGYTLVGETTLTCRSRPGFRPRWDHQSPVCEEVPIQLCHDPAFLHYGTYTPKTHHYFVGSVVTFSCNSGYVLKGNKTLVCLLGDSRGAKPRWNNAYPTCEKAQVKTSSARSGSNAALGVSLFVVLALLGVGGVVAYKWRRKILELLQKSKTTNIPPSFDNPMYEVPANNTDDGPSIEQSAEA from the exons ATGCCGAGACTGCAGTTTTTGGCGGGAATTTTGTGCGCTGCCGTGCTCTTGGCGGCGGGACAGACACCTGTGACACCGCCCGCTGAGTCACCCGCAG CAGACTGTGGGGGCAACTACACCGACTCCTTTGGTGAGCTTCTATCACCCCAGTGGCCACAGGACTATGGCAACAACGCCAGCTGTGTCTACCGCATCATCGCCCAGCCTGGCCATTCTCTATCCCTCAGTGTCAACACTTTCTCAACGGCAGACATTGGAGACACCTTGACTGTCTACGACGGCGCGAATGCCAGCTCCCCTGTGATTGGCTCCTACAGTGGTCACATGTTGGGTGCAGGTGATGTCATCAACAGCACAGGCTCTCAGCTGTACTTGAGCTTCTCATCAGATGCTGTTAATGGAACAGGAGGATTTAATATCACTTACAGAG CTCAGCCCACCCCAGTTGCAGCCTGCCCTGACCCAGGCAGCCCAGATTACGGCAGCCGTGTTGGAGGGGATTTCGGCCCGGGTTCTACCGTACAGTTCTCCTGTGATGACGGGTACACCCTACATGGTAACTCCTCACTCACCTGTGCCGATGGATCCTGGGATGGTCCATTGCCTACCTGCAGAG CTGAGTGTGGGGGAAGCATCACCAACGCCAGCACAGGTGTGCTCCTCTCACCTGGCTACCCCGACAGGTACGCAGGTAACCTGTCCTGCACCTGGTTCCTGTCTGCACCTGATGGCATGTTGCTCCGACTCCTCTTCAACAACTTCTCACTGGAGGACGGAAAAGACTTTCTCT ATGTGTATGATGAGAACAGGCCAGGTGACCAGCCAGAGAGAAGCCTGACCGGTACTACAATACCGGCTAGCTGGCTAAGCTGGACACACAACATCACCTTACAGCTGGTCACCAACACAGACACAGGCATGGGAGGCTTCTCACTCCTGTATGAAA GCATTCCAGAAACCTTCTGTCGAGACCCCGGGCCCATTCTTAACGGAGTCAGCACTTCCATCAAAGTCCTGTACTCCGCGGGACAGTCGGTGTCGTACCGCTGTGATGCAGGTTACCAACTGATAGGCAATGCAACCCTCACCTGCCTGCAGGGCAGACAGAGGATCTGGGATGCAGCACCCCCTGTCTGCTATG CTCCTTGTGGCGGGAACTTGACCTCTGCTAACGGCACAATTGCGTCCCCGACCCCTGACCCCGACAACGCTGTCGGCAGGGATTGCTACTGGCGGGTGCACGTGGACGACAGCTTCAGGGTGATGGTCAAGTTCAACAG ctTTGAACTCCGAGAGATTGATGCATACCTGGCCATCTTTGATGGTGGGGACCTCGGTGCAGCTCCCCTAGCAAACTTCAGCAGTACTGCACCTGCCTCAGCAGATGTGTACAGCACAGATAGCCAGGTCCTCGTCCTGTTCCACCATGGACCCACCAACAGCTATGGCAACTTCAGTCTCACATATATTG AGGCGCAGAAGAAGCATTGCCCAGACCCAGGGACTGTGGAAAATGGTCGAAGGTACGGGGATGACTTCAGCATTCGCTCCTCCGTCAACTACACCTGTGACGATGCCTACGACCTTGAGGGCCGAGAGACAATCATCTGCAAGCCTGGTAACCCACCCATGTGGGACTACCCAAAACCCAGATGTGTACTAG TGAAAGAGTGTGTGGACCCGGGAATCCCAGAGAATGGCCAGCGGGACTCGAATGACACCAGTGTGGGAGCATCCGTGTCCTACTCCTGTCAGCAGGGGTACACGCTGGTGGGGGAGACCACTCTGACCTGCAGGAGCCGCCCCGGCTTCAGGCCTAGGTGGGACCACCAGTCTCCAGTGTGTGAAG AGGTTCCCATCCAGCTATGCCATGACCCAGCGTTCCTCCACTATGGAACGTACACCCCTAAAACCCACCACTACTTTGTGGGCTCTGTTGTCACCTTCTCCTGTAACTCGGGTTATGTACTGAAGGGTAACAAGACCCTCGTCTGTTTACTGGGTGACTCCCGCGGTGCCAAGCCACGCTGGAATAATGCTTACCCTACGTGTGAAA AAGCCCAGGTGAAGACCAGCAGTGCTCGCTCTGGCAGCAATGCCGCCCTGGGGGTCAGTCTGTTTGTGGTGCTAGCACTACTGGGAGTCGGTGGTGTGGTTGCTTACAAATGGAG ACGCAAGATCCTAGAACTTCTGCAGAAGTCGAAGACCACCAACATCCCTCCCTCATTCGACAATCCCATGTATGAGGTGCCTGCTAATAAC ACTGATGATGGCCCAAGTATAGAGCAAAGTGCGGAAGCGTAG
- the LOC118425574 gene encoding CUB and sushi domain-containing protein 2-like isoform X5 codes for MPRLQFLAGILCAAVLLAAGQTPVTPPAESPAADCGGNYTDSFGELLSPQWPQDYGNNASCVYRIIAQPGHSLSLSVNTFSTADIGDTLTVYDGANASSPVIGSYSGHMLGAGDVINSTGSQLYLSFSSDAVNGTGGFNITYRDSFHCEEVTIPLCQTLNYTSAIFPNNLNQNQVDAGLEISQYSPLVQLQCYRYLRQFLCYMYAPPCEGGESARLPCRRLCEAAKSGCGPLMERFGFQWPGNLDCSYLPSENSQTCLGHELLSAPVPSGHSTAEPVSAQPTPVAACPDPGSPDYGSRVGGDFGPGSTVQFSCDDGYTLHGNSSLTCADGSWDGPLPTCRAECGGSITNASTGVLLSPGYPDRYAGNLSCTWFLSAPDGMLLRLLFNNFSLEDGKDFLYVYDENRPGDQPERSLTGTTIPASWLSWTHNITLQLVTNTDTGMGGFSLLYESIPETFCRDPGPILNGVSTSIKVLYSAGQSVSYRCDAGYQLIGNATLTCLQGRQRIWDAAPPVCYAPCGGNLTSANGTIASPTPDPDNAVGRDCYWRVHVDDSFRVMVKFNSFELREIDAYLAIFDGGDLGAAPLANFSSTAPASADVYSTDSQVLVLFHHGPTNSYGNFSLTYIEAQKKHCPDPGTVENGRRYGDDFSIRSSVNYTCDDAYDLEGRETIICKPGNPPMWDYPKPRCVLVKECVDPGIPENGQRDSNDTSVGASVSYSCQQGYTLVGETTLTCRSRPGFRPRWDHQSPVCEEVSIQLCHDPVFLHYATYSPKTHHYLNATVACLLSKL; via the exons ATGCCGAGACTGCAGTTTTTGGCGGGAATTTTGTGCGCTGCCGTGCTCTTGGCGGCGGGACAGACACCTGTGACACCGCCCGCTGAGTCACCCGCAG CAGACTGTGGGGGCAACTACACCGACTCCTTTGGTGAGCTTCTATCACCCCAGTGGCCACAGGACTATGGCAACAACGCCAGCTGTGTCTACCGCATCATCGCCCAGCCTGGCCATTCTCTATCCCTCAGTGTCAACACTTTCTCAACGGCAGACATTGGAGACACCTTGACTGTCTACGACGGCGCGAATGCCAGCTCCCCTGTGATTGGCTCCTACAGTGGTCACATGTTGGGTGCAGGTGATGTCATCAACAGCACAGGCTCTCAGCTGTACTTGAGCTTCTCATCAGATGCTGTTAATGGAACAGGAGGATTTAATATCACTTACAGAG ACTCCTTTCATTGTGAAGAGGTGACCATACCGCTCTGTCAGACCCTTAACTACACCTCAGccattttcccaaacaacctaAACCAGAATCAAGTAGACGCAGGCTTGGAGATCAGCCAATACTCCCCCTTAGTGCAGCTTCAGTGTTACAGATACTTGCGCCAGTTCTTGTGCTACATGTATGCGCCACCCTGTGAAGGTGGGGAAAGTGCGAGACTTCCTTGTCGCAGGCTGTGTGAAGCCGCAAAGTCTGGTTGCGGTCCTCTGATGGAACGGTTTGGATTCCAGTGGCCGGGAAATTTGGACTGTAGCTATCTTCCCTCTGAGAACAGTCAGACATGTTTGGGACACGAACTTCTATCCGCACCTGTTCCTAGTGGTCACTCTACTGCAGAGCCAGTCAGTG CTCAGCCCACCCCAGTTGCAGCCTGCCCTGACCCAGGCAGCCCAGATTACGGCAGCCGTGTTGGAGGGGATTTCGGCCCGGGTTCTACCGTACAGTTCTCCTGTGATGACGGGTACACCCTACATGGTAACTCCTCACTCACCTGTGCCGATGGATCCTGGGATGGTCCATTGCCTACCTGCAGAG CTGAGTGTGGGGGAAGCATCACCAACGCCAGCACAGGTGTGCTCCTCTCACCTGGCTACCCCGACAGGTACGCAGGTAACCTGTCCTGCACCTGGTTCCTGTCTGCACCTGATGGCATGTTGCTCCGACTCCTCTTCAACAACTTCTCACTGGAGGACGGAAAAGACTTTCTCT ATGTGTATGATGAGAACAGGCCAGGTGACCAGCCAGAGAGAAGCCTGACCGGTACTACAATACCGGCTAGCTGGCTAAGCTGGACACACAACATCACCTTACAGCTGGTCACCAACACAGACACAGGCATGGGAGGCTTCTCACTCCTGTATGAAA GCATTCCAGAAACCTTCTGTCGAGACCCCGGGCCCATTCTTAACGGAGTCAGCACTTCCATCAAAGTCCTGTACTCCGCGGGACAGTCGGTGTCGTACCGCTGTGATGCAGGTTACCAACTGATAGGCAATGCAACCCTCACCTGCCTGCAGGGCAGACAGAGGATCTGGGATGCAGCACCCCCTGTCTGCTATG CTCCTTGTGGCGGGAACTTGACCTCTGCTAACGGCACAATTGCGTCCCCGACCCCTGACCCCGACAACGCTGTCGGCAGGGATTGCTACTGGCGGGTGCACGTGGACGACAGCTTCAGGGTGATGGTCAAGTTCAACAG ctTTGAACTCCGAGAGATTGATGCATACCTGGCCATCTTTGATGGTGGGGACCTCGGTGCAGCTCCCCTAGCAAACTTCAGCAGTACTGCACCTGCCTCAGCAGATGTGTACAGCACAGATAGCCAGGTCCTCGTCCTGTTCCACCATGGACCCACCAACAGCTATGGCAACTTCAGTCTCACATATATTG AGGCGCAGAAGAAGCATTGCCCAGACCCAGGGACTGTGGAAAATGGTCGAAGGTACGGGGATGACTTCAGCATTCGCTCCTCCGTCAACTACACCTGTGACGATGCCTACGACCTTGAGGGCCGAGAGACAATCATCTGCAAGCCTGGTAACCCACCCATGTGGGACTACCCAAAACCCAGATGTGTACTAG TGAAAGAGTGTGTGGACCCGGGAATCCCAGAGAATGGCCAGCGGGACTCGAATGACACCAGTGTGGGAGCATCCGTGTCCTACTCCTGTCAGCAGGGGTACACGCTGGTGGGGGAGACCACTCTGACCTGCAGGAGCCGCCCCGGCTTCAGGCCTAGGTGGGACCACCAGTCTCCAGTGTGTGAAG AGGTATCCATCCAGCTGTGCCATGACCCAGTGTTCCTCCACTATGCAACTTACAGCCCTAAAACTCACCACTACTTGAATGCCACTGTTGCATGTTTGTTAAGTAAACTGTAA